The genome window CGTGACAGGCATGTTTGTTGATCGAAATAAGCAAGGAAACAGAATGGGAGCAATTCACGTAACTGTCGGCATACGGAACCTGGCCGAGCCGGACCGAGTTTGGGAAGGGTTGTTTCTCGTGGATACGGGCGCGACTGATTGCCTTGTGCCCCGGCAGCATCTGGAGGCCATTGGACTCACGCCCACGGGCTACCGCGTCTACGAGTTGGCCGATGGCAGCGAGGTTCGGCTGGGCATCGCCGCGGCCCAGGTGGAGTTCATGGGAGAGTTTGTCGGAGCCACAATCGTGTTTGGCGAACCGGAAGCCGAACCGCTGCTCGGTGTGACCGCCCTGGAGTCGGTGGGTATCGAAATAGATCCGCGCAACCAAACTCTCAAACGTCTACCCGCGGTTCGGCTTAAGTAGGCAGGTAACGTGCGTGTCCCCGCAGGTCCTCTCCACATTCAGCCTTTCGTCGCTGGTTCGCCCGAATTCAGGATTGCTACGCTCTACGAGCCGGACAGCAGTGGATGGAATGACTACGTAAGGAGACGGTAACTGTGTTCACGTGCGCCGTTTGCCACGGAAATGAGAACCGCAGGGAGTTGGTGGAAGAGGTCTTTAAAGTTGAAGACCGCTATGTGCTTGTAGGCGGTGTGCCGTCTACGGTATGCGAACGCTGCGGCGAGCGCTCTTTCAGCCGGGATACGACGGAGAAGGTACGACAATTGGTCCACGGAGAAGCCAAGGCGGCGAAGACCGTACCCATGCAGGTGCTCGAATTCGCGTAGTGGCGGCGGGATGCGGCGGCGCGCTGCCCGCCGGAGCGCAGAACCACGAAACCACGTGTCCCATCGAGTGGGCGAGGGGTGATGATGCAAAGTGACCAACAGAAGCGGGCAGGCAGAGGATGTGGGTCATGCCGAAGGTTAGAGACGCCATCCGGCTGGTGGAACGAGATGGCTGGCGCCTTGCTCGGACCCGGGGCAGTCACCGCGTGTTCAAACACCCGGCCAAGCCGGGAATCGTCGTTATCGCAGGACATCTGGGCGTCGATATGCCACAGGGAACGTGGAACAATATCCTGAAGCAGGCGGGGCTACGGCAATGGAGTTGACTATGAAATACGCTGTGGTGATAGAGAAGGGGCCAACCAGCTATGGCGCCCATGTGCCGGACTTGCCCGGCTGCGTGGCTGCCGCGGAGACCAGAGAGGAGGTGTGCGCGCTTATTCGCGAGGCCATCCACCTCTACGTCGAGGCGCTTGAGGAAGACGGCTTGCCCGTTCCTGAGCCACAGTCGTACGAACTCGTCGACGTGTAGCAAGTTCTTGCAGGAGGCGAGGAACCGGACTTCATAGATTGGGAATGACCACGTGCCGCATGGGTGGGTAAGGTAATCCACGGCCATGATGGCTACGCGCTACTTCAGATGATTAGGCTCGTCGCAAGCGTCCCTACATCGAATCGGCGTGGTGCGCTCAGGTCTTGGCTTCACCCCTCTGCAGGAGACCTTTGCATAACCCCACTTTCAAGCAGGGGCACTCCCTCTCCTGGGGGAGAGGGTTGGGGTGAGGGGGTCTTTTTGCTGCGATGGCCCTTTACGCTGGGCAGTGTCAAGACGTATCAGGGCAGATTTGGTGTGCATATGGAGAGATTTCAGGAGATTCACCCTCACCCCCGTATCGAGTACGGGGCAGGCTCTAGCCCTCTCCCGTCGAGGGAGAGGGAACGCTCTCGCTTCCGTTCGGGTTTCGCAAAGGTCTCTCTGCAGGGAGAGGCAGCAGGACGGTCGCGTGCGCATTTAGGAATTTGTCACCCCGTCCGGTGAAATCGTCCCACGCTATCTGCGCGTTATAGCGTTGGAAGATGGCGAGGTGGTCGGCTTCGCCATCGACCGGGCATCCCGACGCCTGGACCTGTTCACGTTGGAAACCGAGGCGCTGCCACTGCATAGCATCAAGGCGGGTTGACGGCACTCTAGGGAAGCAGAAAAAAGCCCAGGGCGATCCGCTGTAGACATCTTTGCGGAATTGCTAGGACAATGCATCCCTAAAGCCTCCGCAAACTTCTCAGGGCTACTACAGAGGCGAGAGTTTGTCAGGAAACCGCCGAAGCTGGATTTTTCCGAGCACGCAATTTACGTAGTGGCGGAACGAAGATAAGCGAGATATAGGTAGCATTGGCGGTGAATGAGCCAGTACCGTGGATGTCCGACCCAGACGACTCTGCGGCGGAGCGGTCCTATGGTTGCATCCCGGAGCACGGTAACCGGGTGCTGCGTGTAGCAGTTAACTCCCACGTTGTCCCCTGGCGGGTCGTGACGATATTCTTTGCTCGAAGCATGAGAGGCGATTCTTGAATCTGAATGTTGACAAGCAAGCTGATGCTCTCTATCTGCGCCTTGACGATTCGCCAATAGCCGAGTCTGAGGAAGTTTCACCAGGTGTCGTGCTCGCTTACAACGAGGCGAACAAGGCGATAGGCGTGGAACTGCTGCGTCTCTCAAAGCGTTCCTCCAGCCCGAACCTTGCCGCACTGCACTACGAGACTGCGTGAACACTGCCTGAGGCACAGATTACTGAAGCGGAAGGTGTTGCAGTTTCGCAAAAGACGCTGCAGAATACGCATCCCGAACTGCGCTAAGCCCGCGAGATAGCCCCGTGTCTCTGCCGTTTCTCCGCTCTTGGCAAAATACGAGTACAGCCACACGCAGTGCAGCCAGCCTGAGAGGAAGTTCATGGGTGAATCACAGCGAAAGATATCCGACGCCGCCGTGCGGAAGGCGACCGGCAAGGGCTGGGACGCGTGGTTCGTGCTACTCGATGGCGAGGGGGCGAAAGCGCTGCCGCACAAGCAGATTGCGCGGCTGCTCCATGAAAAGAGTTACATCGAGAACGGCTGGTGGTGCCAGACGGTCACCGTGGAGTACGAACGCGCCCGGGGCAAGCGCGTGCTTGGCGGGACGGAGAGCGCCGGGTTCCAGATCGGCGTGCAGAAGACCCTGCCGCTGTCGCCGGAGCACGCCTGGGACCTCATCACGCAGCCGGAAGGGCTCGCCCTGTGGCTCGGCACTGCTACTGACCTGCGCTGGGAAAAGGGCGCCACGTACGAAACACCCGAAGGTACACGCGGCGAGATGCGCAGCTTCACAGCGGGAAAGCACCTGCGCTTGACGTGGCAGCCGCCGGACTTCCAAACCCCTTCAACCTTGCAAGTCTCTCTGGAGCCGAGCAGCACAAAGACCGCCGTGCGCTTCCATCAAGAGAAGCTCACCAGCGCCGAGGCACGCGAGCAGATGCGGGCACACTGGCGGGAGGTTCTGCATAAGCTGGCAGAGCTTGCAGAAGCTCGCAAATGAATGCGCCGCACTGTGGCCCACGCGCCACGCATCACGACAAATAATCCTTTAGGGATTCTCCCGCGAGACCCTTACCTCATTCAGGGGGAAGAACCAAGATCGAGCGGAAAGAGGAACTTGACGTCGAGTCCGCAGTGATCGAGACCTACACCCCCTGGATTCCGGCTTGCGCCGGAATGACGGTAAGTCCATGACCCTGCGCCGCAAGAGTACGCATTACGTGACCGCCATTGCGACTGAATACTCGCGTTCCGCCGGCTGAAGGTACCGGCCTATACCGCGTCGGAAACGGCATCGGGTTGCGGTGCAACCCGTTCCTGGTGGACGTGCGGGGGCAGCTTGCTGGGGGCGGCCACGTAGCGGGCGGCGTTCACCACCACCGCTACTGAGCCGAGGTTATGTGTCAGCGCGGCAGCGATGGGGCCGAGCACACCGGTCGCCGCCAAGGCGATACCGGCGAGGTTCCAGACCAGCGCAAACAGCAGATTCTGCTTGATGCCGCGCAGGGTCATCTGGCTGATGGCAATTGCTGTGGGCAGTTGGCCGATGTCGCCGCGCATCAGGGCGATGTCGGCGGTTTCCGCCGCTACCGCCGTGCCGGTGCCGCCCATAACGATGCCAAGATCGGCAGCCGCCAGCGCCGGGGCATCGTTCACGCCGTCGCCGGCCATCGCTACCCGTCTGCCGTCGTCCCGTGCGCCCCGTATCCATTCAACCTTGCCTTG of Chloroflexota bacterium contains these proteins:
- a CDS encoding type II toxin-antitoxin system HicA family toxin encodes the protein MPKVRDAIRLVERDGWRLARTRGSHRVFKHPAKPGIVVIAGHLGVDMPQGTWNNILKQAGLRQWS
- a CDS encoding YgiT-type zinc finger protein, with product MFTCAVCHGNENRRELVEEVFKVEDRYVLVGGVPSTVCERCGERSFSRDTTEKVRQLVHGEAKAAKTVPMQVLEFA
- a CDS encoding SRPBCC domain-containing protein produces the protein MGESQRKISDAAVRKATGKGWDAWFVLLDGEGAKALPHKQIARLLHEKSYIENGWWCQTVTVEYERARGKRVLGGTESAGFQIGVQKTLPLSPEHAWDLITQPEGLALWLGTATDLRWEKGATYETPEGTRGEMRSFTAGKHLRLTWQPPDFQTPSTLQVSLEPSSTKTAVRFHQEKLTSAEAREQMRAHWREVLHKLAELAEARK
- a CDS encoding type II toxin-antitoxin system HicB family antitoxin produces the protein MKYAVVIEKGPTSYGAHVPDLPGCVAAAETREEVCALIREAIHLYVEALEEDGLPVPEPQSYELVDV
- a CDS encoding DUF2283 domain-containing protein; translated protein: MNLNVDKQADALYLRLDDSPIAESEEVSPGVVLAYNEANKAIGVELLRLSKRSSSPNLAALHYETA
- a CDS encoding clan AA aspartic protease gives rise to the protein MGAIHVTVGIRNLAEPDRVWEGLFLVDTGATDCLVPRQHLEAIGLTPTGYRVYELADGSEVRLGIAAAQVEFMGEFVGATIVFGEPEAEPLLGVTALESVGIEIDPRNQTLKRLPAVRLK